In one window of Micromonospora cathayae DNA:
- a CDS encoding RNA polymerase sigma factor yields MDDRTPDKTRPVSGFSTHQHRDLVIRDEDDLVVREAVYLKTDLVVREEYDDASEYECKRTPAQERPEKPTRQQVVEEFREFFLRFAGRLAAWLQYLGVPPAEAKDVTQETMRKAYRRWDSIDNPEAWVRVVASREWAARLAKVDAIPVEDVEEHLRHNAGGCEIAAADTRHDVREAVRKLPPRQRQVLAWSYEGYTPAEIAEHLSMTPEAVRSSLYQGRQKLERLLRPQESGDQ; encoded by the coding sequence GTGGATGACCGCACCCCCGATAAAACGAGACCGGTTTCGGGGTTCTCTACTCACCAGCATCGCGACCTGGTCATTCGCGACGAGGACGACCTGGTCGTCCGCGAAGCCGTCTACCTTAAGACCGACCTAGTCGTCCGCGAAGAATACGACGACGCCAGCGAGTACGAGTGCAAGCGGACGCCCGCCCAAGAGAGACCTGAGAAGCCAACTCGACAGCAGGTCGTCGAGGAGTTCAGGGAGTTCTTCCTCAGGTTCGCTGGACGGCTCGCCGCCTGGCTTCAGTACCTGGGTGTCCCACCCGCTGAGGCCAAGGACGTCACGCAGGAGACGATGCGAAAGGCATACCGCCGGTGGGACAGCATCGACAACCCTGAGGCATGGGTACGGGTGGTCGCGTCCAGGGAATGGGCAGCCCGTTTGGCGAAGGTCGACGCTATCCCTGTTGAGGACGTCGAAGAGCACCTGCGGCACAACGCCGGCGGGTGCGAAATCGCGGCGGCCGATACACGACACGACGTCCGCGAAGCGGTCCGGAAGCTGCCGCCTCGGCAGCGGCAGGTGCTGGCCTGGTCGTACGAGGGATACACGCCGGCCGAGATCGCCGAGCACTTGAGCATGACGCCGGAGGCAGTGCGCAGCAGCCTCTACCAGGGGCGCCAGAAGCTAGAGAGGCTCCTACGGCCGCAGGAATCGGGGGACCAGTGA
- a CDS encoding tyrosine-type recombinase/integrase: MSDASANHAELDAARLLLARMGISPAEMLDAAVARPPSPTFAEYVPVVAAAVTAGTRRAYGSYWKRVVEHWGHRRLDEPTPSEIEQLAEHVKTHVVARRNARGGRSAAEHPIAALRCLYKRAVADGFIMASENPALKVAKPRRLPSTRRAVADTRLAEINEVAASTGDDPALDTLLLRLHTETACRRGGALALRPADLDQDQCLILLREKADSRRWQPVSPTLMRYLQRHAEERGATEAGQLLRYRSGQPITYRCYDHLWVRIGEHLPWVYTQQVSTLVASHHADLGGKELRLCHRSGLRRSFRRRR; encoded by the coding sequence ATGAGTGATGCATCGGCGAATCATGCTGAATTGGACGCGGCTCGGCTGCTGCTTGCCCGGATGGGTATCTCGCCTGCTGAGATGTTGGACGCCGCGGTGGCTCGGCCTCCGTCGCCGACCTTCGCCGAGTATGTCCCGGTGGTGGCGGCTGCGGTCACGGCGGGTACACGGCGTGCCTACGGCTCCTACTGGAAGCGGGTGGTGGAGCACTGGGGGCATCGAAGACTGGACGAGCCCACCCCGTCGGAGATTGAGCAGTTGGCGGAGCATGTCAAGACGCACGTGGTGGCTCGGCGGAACGCCCGTGGAGGTCGAAGCGCGGCGGAGCATCCGATTGCCGCCTTGCGTTGTCTCTACAAGAGGGCAGTCGCTGATGGGTTCATCATGGCGTCGGAGAACCCTGCGTTGAAGGTGGCGAAACCGCGGCGGCTGCCGAGCACACGCCGGGCCGTGGCGGATACCCGGCTGGCCGAGATCAACGAAGTTGCAGCCAGCACCGGCGACGATCCGGCGCTCGACACCTTGCTTCTGAGGTTGCACACCGAGACGGCCTGTCGGCGCGGTGGCGCGCTGGCGCTTCGTCCGGCCGATCTGGACCAAGACCAGTGCCTGATCCTGCTGCGAGAGAAGGCGGACTCTAGGCGGTGGCAACCGGTATCTCCGACGCTGATGCGGTATCTGCAACGGCATGCTGAGGAGCGGGGCGCGACGGAGGCGGGGCAACTGCTGCGCTATCGAAGTGGGCAGCCCATCACGTATCGATGTTATGATCATCTGTGGGTGCGGATCGGCGAGCACCTGCCGTGGGTGTATACACAACAGGTCAGCACACTGGTTGCGTCACACCACGCTGACCTGGGTGGAAAGGAACTTCGGCTATGCCATCGCTCGGGCCTACGCCGGTCATTCAGAAGGCGGCGGTGA
- a CDS encoding AbrB/MazE/SpoVT family DNA-binding domain-containing protein, whose product MSIRERRGLIVVSADPQGVFQVAKEGHVRLPAVVRQWCGLAAGDRVFIVAEPASGRLVVHPPAKLDELITQAHDAVFGGGEHE is encoded by the coding sequence TTGAGCATCAGGGAGCGCCGCGGGCTGATTGTGGTGTCCGCAGATCCACAAGGTGTCTTTCAGGTGGCCAAGGAGGGTCATGTCCGGCTGCCGGCGGTGGTTCGTCAGTGGTGCGGTCTCGCGGCCGGTGACCGCGTTTTCATCGTGGCTGAACCGGCCAGCGGACGGCTGGTGGTTCACCCGCCGGCGAAGCTCGACGAGCTGATCACCCAGGCTCATGATGCGGTGTTCGGGGGCGGCGAGCATGAGTGA
- a CDS encoding ParB/RepB/Spo0J family partition protein, which translates to MRTIPVSKIEADPGQPRKLFTEDELTELAASMKKIGQLQPIAVRKTGKAGHYRLVVGERRWRAAQQGGLEELAALVWEMDDEAAFIAQVAENVNRQDMTPMEEAAAYARLADAGWETSAIAELFGKSQPYIGWRIDLLGLIDDAKQLVAKGQLQVGVAWYVCRLSADQQRRFLVKWARGEFSSARDAEAFAKACKAAEEQVEFFKLDEAEHDEEAQEKVVQERKKVVSKIERLETAGKLLYELAQMDEKELAKLLAGAEGGVAAHRQRVDDLRSLAGKVATKLRKAQALAAAVTVELHPDVVAIPADLVDVAPVPGPLVNDGTIKVDPDCTWEGHADAVQEVGFCSVCQH; encoded by the coding sequence GTGCGGACGATCCCCGTCAGCAAGATCGAGGCGGACCCAGGCCAGCCGCGCAAGCTGTTCACCGAGGACGAGCTGACCGAGCTGGCGGCCTCGATGAAGAAGATCGGTCAGCTCCAGCCGATCGCCGTGCGCAAGACGGGCAAGGCGGGCCACTACCGCCTGGTCGTCGGCGAGCGGCGCTGGCGGGCCGCCCAGCAGGGCGGCCTCGAGGAGTTGGCCGCGCTGGTGTGGGAGATGGACGACGAAGCGGCGTTCATCGCGCAGGTCGCGGAGAACGTCAACCGCCAGGACATGACGCCGATGGAGGAGGCCGCCGCGTACGCGCGCCTCGCCGACGCGGGCTGGGAGACGTCGGCGATTGCCGAGCTGTTCGGCAAGAGCCAGCCGTACATCGGGTGGCGGATCGACCTGCTGGGCCTGATCGACGACGCCAAGCAGCTCGTCGCCAAGGGCCAGCTGCAGGTGGGGGTCGCCTGGTACGTGTGCCGGCTGTCCGCCGACCAGCAGCGGCGGTTCCTCGTGAAGTGGGCGCGCGGCGAGTTCTCGTCGGCGCGGGACGCCGAGGCGTTCGCCAAGGCGTGCAAGGCGGCTGAGGAGCAGGTGGAGTTCTTCAAGCTGGACGAGGCCGAGCACGACGAAGAGGCCCAGGAGAAGGTGGTCCAGGAGCGCAAGAAGGTGGTCAGCAAGATCGAGCGGCTGGAGACGGCCGGGAAGCTGCTGTACGAGCTGGCGCAGATGGACGAGAAGGAGCTGGCGAAGCTGCTCGCCGGCGCCGAGGGCGGCGTGGCCGCGCACCGGCAGCGCGTCGACGACCTGCGGTCGCTGGCGGGCAAGGTGGCGACGAAGCTGCGCAAGGCTCAGGCGCTCGCCGCCGCCGTGACGGTGGAACTGCACCCGGACGTCGTGGCGATTCCGGCGGACCTGGTCGACGTGGCGCCGGTGCCGGGGCCGCTGGTCAACGACGGCACGATCAAGGTGGACCCGGACTGCACGTGGGAGGGCCACGCCGACGCGGTGCAGGAGGTCGGGTTCTGCTCGGTGTGCCAGCACTGA
- a CDS encoding recombinase family protein, which translates to MIRDVAKRVLDGESMRSVVADLRAREIMTSAGRPWTQQSLSRLLRNPRLAGLKTYKGEVVGEGDWPPILDMPTHRRLLKLLDAPDRKQPHATNQRKYLLSGGFLVCGFPLPDENGGERIDGKPLYTQPSNSGKRGYVCRAGSPSYGCGRIRIAAESLEEEVAARALARLASPKVRARLENAARAAMSGNETTEAALKAIDDRLAEAGQAYAKREISMVTLMAIEEEARSEQKQLRERMAQAVRLQALPATTPEGLAEWWVDAPLKQRMELLALVLDKIIVKPATRAGANQLDLDRLEFVWK; encoded by the coding sequence ATGATCCGCGACGTCGCCAAGCGGGTCCTCGACGGAGAAAGCATGCGCTCGGTTGTCGCGGATCTGCGAGCGCGGGAGATCATGACATCGGCTGGGCGGCCGTGGACGCAGCAGTCGCTTTCTCGGCTGCTGCGCAATCCGCGGCTGGCGGGCCTGAAGACCTACAAGGGTGAGGTGGTCGGCGAGGGCGACTGGCCGCCGATCCTCGACATGCCGACGCACCGGCGGCTGCTGAAACTGCTGGACGCGCCGGATCGCAAACAGCCGCATGCCACGAACCAGCGAAAGTACCTGCTGTCTGGTGGCTTCCTCGTGTGCGGCTTCCCGCTGCCCGACGAGAACGGCGGCGAGCGGATCGACGGCAAGCCGCTGTACACGCAGCCGAGCAACAGCGGCAAGCGTGGCTATGTGTGTCGGGCCGGCAGCCCCAGCTACGGGTGCGGGCGCATCCGGATCGCAGCGGAGAGCCTGGAGGAGGAGGTCGCCGCGCGGGCGCTCGCCCGGCTGGCGTCGCCGAAGGTTCGGGCTCGACTGGAGAACGCCGCCAGGGCGGCGATGAGCGGCAACGAGACGACGGAGGCGGCGCTCAAGGCGATCGACGATCGCCTGGCCGAAGCTGGCCAGGCGTACGCCAAGCGGGAGATCAGCATGGTGACGCTGATGGCGATCGAGGAAGAGGCGAGGAGCGAGCAGAAGCAGCTGCGTGAGCGCATGGCCCAGGCGGTGCGACTGCAGGCGCTGCCGGCGACCACGCCGGAGGGCCTGGCTGAGTGGTGGGTCGACGCGCCACTGAAGCAGCGCATGGAGCTGCTGGCGCTGGTGCTGGACAAGATCATCGTCAAGCCAGCGACCCGGGCCGGGGCGAACCAGCTCGACCTCGACCGGCTGGAGTTCGTCTGGAAGTGA